The following proteins come from a genomic window of Larimichthys crocea isolate SSNF chromosome III, L_crocea_2.0, whole genome shotgun sequence:
- the bmp3 gene encoding bone morphogenetic protein 3, whose protein sequence is MALYSRFVLVLLYGWSYLCVGYCAMLKTDNFPERQKVDFTQSVDKKHLTKDDQDLLLQDTMTEHMQMLYAKYNRAGFPFKDGNTVRSFKAHWGTINKKQLQIFNLTSVTKSEDVLSATLHYYIGDLQNSTQGCSRSKSCGRHGPRRHSHIHMVIWSFASVDNKMRTLGHFRINVSTLYRDFISWQWKDITRVVNQAKNHDELLIGIDVASQGPQPWKKLLSDRSPYILVYANDSAISEPESVVATLQRHHPVGGEGSVSHSFHKLGLRERNHTEQEQPRHKRSVNVLLPLQNNELPGPEYPYETTGWDETSPYEPFENKQARRPRKKTRKNQRHKMPLLQFDEQTIKKARKKQWNEPRNCARRYLKVDFADIGWSEWIISPKSFDAYYCSGSCQFPMPKALKPSNHATIQSIVRAVGVVPGIPEPCCVPEKMSSLSILFFDEDKNVVLKVYPNMTVDSCACR, encoded by the exons ATGGCTCTCTACTCTCGATTTGTGCTCGTGCTGCTTTATGGATGGAGTTATCTGTGCGTTGGATACTGCGCGATGCTTAAAACAGACAATTTCCCCGAGAGGCAAAAGGTGGATTTTACGCAATCGGTGGATAAAAAGCACCTCACGAAAGACGACCAGGATCTGCTTTTACAGGATACAATGACGGAACACATGCAGATGCTTTACGCAAAGTACAACCGGGCTGGATTTCCCTTCAAAGACGGCAACACTGTCCGCAGCTTCAAAGCGCACTGGG GTACGATAAACAAGAAGCAGCTTCAGATTTTCAACCTCACTTCCGTCACCAAGTCAGAAGACGTTCTGTCAGCCACTCTTCATTATTACATTGGAGACCTTCAGAACAGCACCCAGGGCTGTTCTAGGTCCAAAAGCTGTGGTCGCCATGGCCCTCGGAGACACAGCCACATCCACATGGTCATCTGGAGTTTCGCCTCTGTAGATAACAAGATGAGGACTCTAGGACACTTTCGGATCAATGTGTCCACCCTCTACAGGGACTTCATATCTTGGCAGTGGAAGGACATAACTCGTGTGGTCAACCAGGCCAAAAACCATGATGAGCTGCTTATTGGAATTGATGTAGCTTCACAAGGTCCCCAGCCGTGGAAGAAGCTCCTGTCGGACCGCTCACCCTACATCCTGGTCTATGCCAATGACTCTGCCATTTCAGAACCTGAAAGCGTGGTTGCCACCCTCCAGAGACACCACCCGGTAGGTGGGGAAGGTTCTGTGTCACACAGTTTCCATAAACTGGGACTGCGTGAGCGAAACCACACAGAACAAGAACAGCCCAGACACAAGCGTTCGGTTAACGTTCTGCTCCCGCTGCAAAACAATGAACTTCCTGGGCCCGAGTATCCCTACGAGACAACTGGGTGGGATGAGACGAGTCCATATGAACCTTTCGAAAACAAGCAGGCCCGTCGGCCACGTAAAAAGACACGCAAGAATCAGCGGCACAAGATGCCTCTCCTGCAGTTTGACGAGCAGACGATTAAAAAGGCACGAAAGAAGCAGTGGAACGAGCCCAGGAACTGTGCTCGTAGATACCTGAAAGTGGACTTCGCTGACATTGGATGGAGTGAATGGATTATATCACCTAAGTCGTTTGACGCCTACTACTGCTCAGGGTCCTGCCAGTTCCCGATGCCAAAG GCTCTGAAGCCCTCTAACCATGCCACCATCCAGAGCATAGTGCGGGCAGTGGGTGTCGTCCCAGGCATCCCCGAGCCGTGCTGTGTCCCAGAGAAGATGTCTTCCCTCAGCATCCTCTTCTTTGATGAAGACAAGAACGTGGTGCTGAAAGTCTACCCCAATATGACTGTAGATTCATGCGCCTGtagatag